The following are encoded together in the Thiobacillus sp. SCUT-2 genome:
- a CDS encoding chromate resistance protein ChrB domain-containing protein produces MTVDYVTWTLIVLTLPTQNATARMRIWRGLKGLGCAALRDGAWLLPETATTRQALDALANETRAAGGTAWLLRLDAEEAQSAAFQGMFDRTAEYAELLADLTRFDPLAENAPTANKTLKALRRRFETLVEQDYFPGAGKLEAEARLQTLEATLAARLSPNEPHFRDGQPERLALGDFQKRTWATRQDMWVDRLASAWLIRRFIDRKARFVWLERVQDCPADVLGFDFDGARFTHVGHRVTFETLLASFGLENDAALMRIGAIVHALDVGGDAPEAAGFEILLKGLKARIQDDDALLKQGGQMLDDLYAVFDNP; encoded by the coding sequence ATGACTGTAGATTATGTGACATGGACATTGATCGTCCTAACCCTGCCCACGCAGAACGCCACTGCGCGCATGCGCATCTGGCGCGGCCTGAAAGGTTTGGGGTGTGCGGCGCTGCGCGACGGCGCGTGGCTGTTGCCGGAAACCGCCACGACGCGGCAGGCGCTTGATGCGCTGGCAAATGAAACCCGCGCTGCAGGCGGTACAGCGTGGCTGCTCCGGCTGGACGCGGAGGAGGCACAGTCAGCCGCATTTCAGGGGATGTTTGACCGCACCGCGGAATACGCTGAACTGTTGGCGGACCTGACACGCTTCGACCCCTTGGCCGAGAATGCCCCGACCGCCAATAAGACTCTGAAGGCCTTGCGGCGCCGTTTCGAAACCCTGGTCGAACAGGATTATTTCCCCGGTGCCGGCAAGCTCGAGGCTGAAGCACGTCTGCAAACCCTGGAAGCCACGCTGGCCGCCCGTCTATCGCCCAACGAGCCGCATTTTCGGGATGGCCAGCCGGAGCGGCTGGCGCTGGGCGACTTCCAGAAACGCACCTGGGCCACCCGGCAAGACATGTGGGTGGATCGGCTGGCATCCGCCTGGCTGATCCGCCGTTTCATCGACCGCAAGGCGCGCTTCGTCTGGCTGGAACGTGTCCAGGACTGCCCCGCCGATGTCTTGGGATTCGATTTCGACGGTGCGCGCTTTACCCACGTAGGCCATCGCGTCACCTTCGAAACCCTGCTGGCGAGCTTCGGACTGGAGAACGACGCTGCCCTGATGCGCATCGGCGCCATCGTCCATGCGCTCGACGTAGGTGGCGACGCCCCCGAGGCCGCCGGTTTCGAGATTCTGCTGAAGGGGCTCAAGGCGCGCATCCAGGATGACGACGCCTTGCTCAAGCAGGGTGGGCAGATGCTGGACGACTTATACGCAGTCTTTGACAACCCCTGA
- the chrA gene encoding chromate efflux transporter, with protein sequence MTTPTERPAHPSFWEAFKYWLKLGFISFGGPAGQISIMHQELVEKRRWIGERRFLHALNYCMVLPGPEAQQLAIYIGWMLHRTWGGIVAGTLFVLPSLFILAALTYVYLAFGEITLVKGIFNGIKPAVVAIVVFAAWRIGSRALKNKLLWAMAAASFVAIFALKIPFPYIVLTAGILGFLGGKVWPDKFKVGGGHGASNKTYGPALIDDDTPSPAHTKFKPTYLALLLVAALAIWGAAMVMLSQPVLRNMGEFFTKAALVTFGGAYAVLPYVYQGGVEHYHWLTGTQMIDGLALGETTPGPLIMVVSFVGFVGAWTKQIFGPDALFLAGFAGASVATFFTFLPSFIFILAGAPLVEATHGDLKFTAPLTGITAAVVGVILNLALFFGWHVLWPQATETAPFAGTFEWFYALISVAAFIALWKYKMDIMKVIGACAAVGLAYTYLV encoded by the coding sequence TTGACCACCCCGACCGAACGTCCTGCTCATCCTAGCTTCTGGGAGGCCTTCAAATACTGGCTGAAACTTGGCTTCATCAGTTTTGGCGGCCCCGCCGGGCAGATCTCCATCATGCATCAGGAACTGGTGGAGAAACGCCGCTGGATTGGCGAGCGCCGCTTCCTGCATGCGCTGAACTACTGCATGGTGTTGCCCGGCCCGGAGGCGCAGCAGTTGGCCATCTACATCGGCTGGATGCTGCACCGCACTTGGGGCGGCATTGTCGCCGGCACCCTGTTCGTGCTGCCATCCCTGTTCATACTGGCGGCACTGACCTACGTCTATCTGGCCTTCGGAGAGATCACCCTGGTCAAGGGCATCTTCAACGGAATCAAGCCGGCGGTGGTGGCCATCGTCGTATTCGCCGCCTGGCGGATCGGCTCGCGGGCGCTAAAGAACAAATTGTTATGGGCCATGGCGGCAGCCTCGTTCGTCGCCATCTTTGCCCTGAAGATTCCCTTCCCCTACATCGTGCTGACGGCAGGCATCCTCGGCTTCCTCGGCGGCAAGGTCTGGCCGGACAAATTCAAGGTCGGCGGCGGCCATGGCGCCAGCAACAAGACCTACGGCCCCGCCTTGATCGACGACGATACCCCGTCCCCGGCGCATACGAAATTCAAGCCCACCTATCTCGCCTTGTTGCTGGTGGCGGCACTGGCCATCTGGGGTGCGGCCATGGTGATGCTCAGCCAGCCAGTGTTAAGAAACATGGGCGAGTTCTTCACCAAGGCTGCGCTGGTCACCTTCGGCGGCGCCTATGCGGTGCTCCCTTACGTCTATCAGGGCGGTGTCGAGCATTACCACTGGCTCACGGGCACGCAGATGATCGACGGCCTGGCCTTGGGTGAGACCACGCCCGGACCGCTGATCATGGTGGTGTCCTTCGTCGGCTTCGTCGGCGCCTGGACCAAGCAGATCTTCGGCCCGGATGCCCTGTTCCTGGCCGGCTTCGCCGGTGCCAGCGTGGCCACCTTCTTCACCTTCCTCCCCAGCTTCATTTTCATTCTGGCCGGCGCGCCGCTGGTGGAAGCCACTCATGGCGATCTCAAGTTCACCGCGCCGCTGACCGGCATCACGGCCGCCGTGGTGGGGGTGATCCTCAACCTCGCGCTGTTCTTCGGCTGGCATGTGCTGTGGCCGCAAGCCACCGAGACGGCGCCGTTCGCCGGCACCTTCGAGTGGTTCTATGCCCTGATCTCGGTGGCGGCCTTCATCGCGCTGTGGAAATACAAGATGGACATCATGAAAGTGATTGGCGCTTGCGCCGCGGTCGGCCTTGCCTACACCTACCTGGTTTGA
- a CDS encoding superoxide dismutase, whose translation MPYELKPLSCNPSALNGLSEKLIVSHWENNYGGAVKRLNAIEQKLAELQWASAPVFEINGLKREEMIASGSMILHEVYFDSLGGAGGDPAGALKAAVERDFGSLGAWRTEFTAMGKAQGGGSGWVLLAWSPRRGRLVNAWAADHAHNLAGATPLIALDMYEHSYHMDFGAKAGAYVDAFMQNLSWTAAEAAFAKLGA comes from the coding sequence GTGCCATACGAACTGAAACCCTTGTCCTGCAACCCGTCTGCTTTGAACGGCTTGTCCGAGAAACTCATCGTCAGCCACTGGGAGAACAACTATGGCGGCGCGGTGAAGCGCCTCAATGCCATCGAGCAGAAGCTGGCTGAACTCCAGTGGGCCAGCGCGCCGGTGTTCGAGATCAACGGCCTGAAGCGGGAAGAGATGATCGCCAGCGGCTCCATGATCCTGCACGAGGTCTACTTCGACTCCCTGGGCGGCGCCGGCGGCGACCCGGCGGGTGCACTCAAGGCAGCCGTCGAACGCGACTTCGGCTCGCTCGGTGCCTGGCGCACCGAATTCACCGCCATGGGCAAGGCCCAAGGCGGCGGCTCCGGCTGGGTTCTGCTCGCCTGGAGTCCACGACGCGGACGGCTCGTCAATGCCTGGGCGGCCGACCACGCCCACAACCTGGCCGGCGCCACTCCGCTGATCGCGCTGGACATGTACGAGCACAGTTACCACATGGACTTTGGCGCCAAGGCCGGCGCCTATGTCGACGCCTTTATGCAGAACCTGTCCTGGACGGCCGCCGAGGCCGCCTTCGCCAAACTGGGAGCCTGA
- a CDS encoding rhodanese-like domain-containing protein — protein MERTIKPNTLKTELLGKMILDVRRAADREAAPAHLPGAQWKNPEQLAEWADRLPKDQDIVIYCARGGSVSNSVVDALQAKGLKARFIEGGIEGWKAAGGGVVGP, from the coding sequence ATGGAACGCACCATCAAACCCAACACCCTGAAAACCGAACTGCTCGGCAAAATGATCCTCGACGTGCGCCGCGCCGCAGACCGGGAGGCCGCGCCCGCACATCTGCCCGGCGCGCAATGGAAGAATCCGGAGCAACTCGCCGAGTGGGCCGACAGGCTGCCGAAAGACCAGGACATCGTGATCTATTGTGCGCGTGGCGGCTCGGTTTCCAACAGCGTGGTCGATGCCCTGCAGGCCAAGGGACTGAAGGCCCGCTTCATCGAGGGCGGCATCGAGGGCTGGAAAGCCGCCGGCGGCGGGGTCGTCGGACCATGA
- a CDS encoding chromate resistance protein ChrB domain-containing protein, with amino-acid sequence MKWITRERPKIDRIACPWLVTRFIDPEAEFIYVPKDKVMTEAERLGAIPFDVPGVELGHHGPLCSFDAFIKKYGLNDPALDRLALIVRGADTGAPDLAPEVAGLVALSWGLNYNYQDDHELLAQGMVMYDALYAWCSRSPSQNA; translated from the coding sequence ATGAAATGGATCACCCGCGAACGCCCCAAGATCGACCGCATCGCCTGCCCGTGGCTGGTCACGCGCTTCATCGACCCGGAAGCCGAGTTCATCTATGTCCCGAAGGACAAGGTGATGACAGAGGCCGAGCGCCTGGGTGCCATACCCTTCGACGTGCCCGGCGTTGAACTCGGCCATCATGGCCCGCTGTGCAGCTTCGACGCCTTCATCAAGAAATACGGCCTCAACGACCCGGCACTGGATCGGCTGGCGCTCATCGTGCGCGGCGCCGACACGGGCGCCCCCGACCTGGCGCCCGAGGTCGCGGGCCTGGTCGCGCTGTCCTGGGGGCTCAACTACAATTATCAGGACGACCACGAGTTGCTTGCCCAGGGCATGGTGATGTACGACGCACTCTACGCCTGGTGTAGCCGTTCCCCCAGCCAAAATGCCTGA
- a CDS encoding energy transducer TonB family protein, whose translation MSLVLHASLLPSWWGKPKPPAPDEPLQVRMMVEPEAKPPPPKPRMAKPSKPRRVTPSKHARPQTTPEPLPPPNPETVPMSMPAPSAPTAEEWQLASTYTPRNGKRYRYAWGQQVRSMMGTAFEGPDQGMVRFRIEIAPDGKLSKVEQLWSTSEAVSRLARKAIENLPPLPPTPSGKPLIFEQTISFLPYETGWPPSYKLDCLPEPLPFNNPFAWNGSSPPDVAKREHRPPPPEGCPPDSTEDTIEEEERSFKRQMEQWRWGR comes from the coding sequence TTGTCACTGGTCCTGCACGCCAGTTTGTTGCCGTCATGGTGGGGCAAGCCGAAGCCGCCCGCCCCCGACGAACCCTTGCAGGTCCGCATGATGGTTGAACCTGAGGCGAAACCGCCGCCACCCAAACCGCGAATGGCCAAGCCGTCCAAACCACGGAGGGTCACGCCATCCAAACACGCCAGACCACAGACCACGCCTGAACCTCTGCCGCCCCCCAATCCGGAGACGGTGCCAATGTCCATGCCTGCGCCGTCCGCGCCCACGGCCGAGGAATGGCAGTTGGCTTCAACCTATACACCCAGGAATGGCAAGCGTTATCGCTACGCCTGGGGGCAGCAGGTTAGAAGCATGATGGGAACGGCTTTCGAAGGGCCCGATCAGGGGATGGTGCGGTTTCGCATCGAAATCGCGCCTGATGGAAAGCTCTCCAAGGTGGAACAGCTTTGGTCGACCTCGGAGGCTGTTTCAAGGCTCGCTCGGAAGGCGATCGAGAATCTGCCGCCGCTGCCGCCAACGCCGTCAGGAAAGCCGCTCATCTTCGAGCAGACCATCTCGTTCCTGCCCTATGAAACGGGCTGGCCGCCCAGCTATAAGTTGGACTGTCTGCCGGAGCCCCTGCCTTTCAACAACCCGTTTGCGTGGAACGGTTCATCTCCACCCGACGTGGCGAAACGGGAACATCGTCCGCCTCCTCCCGAAGGGTGCCCGCCTGATTCCACCGAGGACACGATCGAAGAGGAAGAAAGATCATTCAAACGCCAGATGGAGCAATGGCGGTGGGGGCGCTGA
- a CDS encoding DUF2442 domain-containing protein yields MSEPVLQLLIFYGGLAIFAVAGLGYALFVYRRGRSTATVTAADFGLANARAEVTRARFSAARAAWFDDENGRVVVELETGLQLSFRPNRVPGLEGTSPEDLREMVVSPSGLGLHLPRIDADVYLPALLGTRRQHSGNR; encoded by the coding sequence ATGTCTGAGCCTGTCTTGCAGCTACTCATCTTCTATGGTGGCCTCGCGATCTTCGCAGTGGCGGGGCTGGGTTACGCGCTGTTCGTCTATCGCCGGGGCCGATCTACAGCGACAGTCACCGCAGCCGACTTCGGCTTGGCAAACGCGAGAGCGGAGGTCACAAGAGCTCGTTTCTCTGCGGCGAGAGCGGCCTGGTTCGACGATGAGAACGGGCGCGTCGTGGTGGAACTGGAAACGGGTTTGCAGCTCTCGTTCCGACCTAACCGAGTCCCTGGCCTCGAAGGCACATCACCTGAAGATTTGCGCGAGATGGTTGTGAGCCCTTCCGGCCTTGGGCTGCACCTGCCGCGGATCGATGCCGACGTTTACTTGCCGGCCCTTCTTGGAACGCGGCGCCAGCATTCGGGTAATCGCTAG
- a CDS encoding antitoxin Xre/MbcA/ParS toxin-binding domain-containing protein: MEIADRKAEIEKLAIQVFGNENKAMKWLRKPMRQLAGKSPLEASEQEDTAQLAFDLLHSLDHGYLG, encoded by the coding sequence ATGGAAATTGCAGATCGGAAGGCAGAGATCGAAAAGTTGGCCATCCAAGTGTTCGGGAATGAGAACAAGGCCATGAAGTGGCTGCGCAAACCCATGAGACAGCTCGCGGGTAAGTCGCCTCTCGAAGCATCTGAACAAGAAGACACGGCGCAATTGGCTTTCGATTTGTTACACAGCCTCGATCACGGATATCTAGGCTAG
- the parS gene encoding type II RES/Xre toxin-antitoxin system antitoxin yields MSQHLTDPSIGALRLLGGATILHVGPGSPLEWVASIRQGFPIQVLDSLAANIQATPAELAQLLGISVHTVAQRRRLGSLTSQQSERLLRLARVLARAEEVFDDLSNAFHWLTSPLIVLRGETPASLLDTEVGGELVMDTLGRIEHGIFA; encoded by the coding sequence GTGAGCCAGCATTTGACGGATCCCTCGATCGGGGCGCTGCGGCTACTCGGCGGAGCGACGATTCTTCACGTGGGCCCAGGCAGCCCCTTGGAGTGGGTCGCGTCGATCCGTCAGGGATTCCCAATCCAAGTCCTGGATTCGCTCGCCGCGAACATTCAGGCGACGCCCGCTGAACTCGCGCAGCTTCTCGGCATCAGCGTGCACACGGTGGCCCAGCGCCGGCGCCTGGGTTCTCTGACTTCGCAGCAGTCCGAGCGTCTGCTCCGCCTGGCACGGGTTCTCGCACGAGCTGAGGAGGTCTTCGACGACCTGAGCAATGCGTTCCATTGGCTGACATCCCCGCTCATTGTGCTGCGCGGCGAGACACCGGCATCGCTGCTTGATACCGAAGTTGGCGGCGAACTCGTCATGGACACGCTCGGCCGAATCGAACATGGAATTTTCGCTTGA
- a CDS encoding STAS-like domain-containing protein, with product MMAPVRIAMEMAQLRDENLASRAQAKLIAREIERYAGARSVHLDFCGITEIGQGFADQLFRVFANAHPDIDLRPINCNQSILAMIRRAIRTTR from the coding sequence ATGATGGCTCCGGTCAGAATCGCGATGGAGATGGCCCAGTTGCGCGACGAAAACCTCGCATCCCGCGCGCAGGCCAAACTGATCGCCCGCGAGATAGAAAGGTACGCCGGCGCGCGTTCGGTACATCTGGATTTTTGTGGCATCACGGAAATAGGCCAGGGATTCGCCGACCAGCTGTTCAGGGTCTTTGCGAACGCCCATCCGGATATCGATCTCCGCCCGATCAACTGCAATCAATCGATCCTGGCGATGATCAGGCGTGCCATAAGGACGACAAGGTGA
- a CDS encoding plasmid partitioning protein RepB C-terminal domain-containing protein, with translation MRSKRARHLTRGEKIALTGNQAAQVSILLRGERGNESLPVAFRSFCRGGAQEHRIPRPNPSWLSLLKDRQFSVEVARVLRKMKPTRQVKRIELMFSANSLPMNYAEALLPATPVEMLVDGTKPATMKGVTPERMARMERESS, from the coding sequence TTGCGTAGCAAACGCGCACGGCACTTAACAAGGGGCGAGAAGATTGCACTTACTGGGAATCAGGCGGCACAGGTTTCGATCCTTCTGAGGGGTGAACGCGGCAATGAAAGCCTGCCTGTTGCATTCAGGTCTTTCTGCAGGGGGGGCGCCCAAGAACACAGGATTCCAAGACCAAATCCATCGTGGCTATCGCTCCTGAAAGACCGCCAATTCTCGGTGGAGGTTGCGCGCGTGCTCCGCAAGATGAAGCCGACGCGCCAGGTGAAGCGTATCGAGCTCATGTTCTCAGCGAACAGCCTGCCGATGAACTATGCTGAGGCCCTGTTGCCCGCAACGCCCGTCGAGATGCTGGTGGACGGAACCAAGCCTGCCACCATGAAGGGCGTGACGCCCGAGCGGATGGCGCGCATGGAACGGGAGAGCAGCTGA
- a CDS encoding TnsD family Tn7-like transposition protein, whose protein sequence is MAGSSYDLFSERAPVEWLPGETLYSLCSRYHTLSGNHLASTTCNQLFGHPRQGCAHDFPSRIRTFAERTRGQLGTAENIIRGRTLLPFYLPFQEAETARAAVATLAGSSIGSLKYQLGLTASRFRANHPLKICLDCYEEDIRRYGVAYWHLEHQWPGVALCTKHQRFLTYSNLKATGVLRFQWVLPHTSHLANASRSNEFTGPIGLLANAAIMLAGLPSSTHFDPTMAAKAYRSELKNRNLLVGRSERLKAGEVGCQYREFLAAFSGISELRGLPCTPKAAYEEVAKLISGVGRQLHPIRHLALVCWLFRDLEGFIVRYTQVSKGQQKPSTGEIHASTTKLENPMQQEFKRLLIEGQSISGASKNLGVAIATGEAWAANAGLSINKRPKSIRGETKKNMVAALKRGVSKEKVAEIGGVSVSSITRLLRTEAGLQSAWHRALMDEKRRAARMAWQKIAKKNPHAGIKALRLLEPAAYAWLYRNDREWLNEEVSRLPRAPRVGRMSADWVARDAHLASQITAAGLRISERLGGKSVKLWHLYQELPDLKPKLARLDRLPATSAAIRRVLEASAETAECGCFVALHSKSPQ, encoded by the coding sequence ATGGCGGGAAGCTCTTACGACCTTTTTTCAGAGCGCGCTCCAGTCGAATGGCTGCCAGGCGAGACCTTGTATAGCCTTTGTAGTCGATACCACACTCTTTCCGGTAACCATCTTGCGTCGACAACCTGCAACCAGCTGTTCGGCCATCCTCGGCAGGGCTGCGCTCATGATTTCCCAAGCCGAATCCGCACGTTTGCTGAGCGCACGCGTGGCCAGCTGGGCACGGCAGAGAACATCATTCGTGGCCGTACGTTACTGCCGTTTTACCTTCCCTTTCAGGAGGCCGAGACCGCGCGGGCAGCGGTCGCCACTTTGGCGGGGTCTTCCATCGGTAGCCTCAAATATCAGCTGGGTCTTACGGCCAGCCGTTTCAGGGCAAACCACCCGTTAAAAATCTGTCTCGATTGCTACGAGGAGGACATCCGGCGGTATGGGGTCGCATATTGGCACCTTGAGCATCAATGGCCCGGTGTCGCCCTGTGCACGAAACACCAAAGATTCCTCACGTACTCCAATCTTAAGGCGACGGGAGTGCTTCGCTTTCAATGGGTGTTGCCCCACACGAGCCACCTTGCCAACGCTTCTCGGAGCAACGAATTCACTGGCCCAATTGGGCTGCTGGCGAACGCGGCAATTATGCTTGCCGGCCTTCCTTCATCGACGCATTTCGATCCGACCATGGCGGCAAAGGCGTACCGTAGCGAGCTCAAGAATCGGAATCTTCTCGTAGGAAGATCAGAAAGGCTGAAAGCGGGTGAAGTTGGATGCCAATATCGTGAATTCTTGGCTGCCTTCTCGGGAATCTCTGAATTGCGGGGTTTGCCTTGCACGCCAAAGGCGGCTTACGAAGAAGTCGCGAAACTGATCTCCGGCGTAGGCAGGCAGTTGCATCCCATTCGGCATCTTGCCCTGGTCTGCTGGCTGTTCCGCGATCTCGAAGGGTTCATTGTGCGATATACGCAGGTGAGCAAGGGTCAACAGAAGCCTTCAACAGGCGAAATTCATGCGTCGACGACGAAGCTCGAAAACCCAATGCAGCAGGAATTCAAGCGGCTGTTGATTGAAGGTCAGTCCATTTCAGGGGCTTCCAAAAACCTTGGGGTAGCTATTGCGACGGGTGAGGCATGGGCGGCCAACGCCGGGTTGTCGATAAACAAACGCCCGAAAAGTATTCGGGGAGAGACCAAAAAGAATATGGTTGCCGCCTTGAAGCGAGGAGTCAGCAAGGAGAAGGTGGCCGAAATAGGAGGCGTATCTGTCTCCTCGATCACACGGCTGCTCCGAACGGAGGCTGGGCTGCAATCTGCTTGGCATCGGGCGCTGATGGACGAGAAGCGTAGAGCGGCGCGCATGGCATGGCAAAAGATCGCGAAGAAGAATCCACATGCCGGAATAAAGGCGCTGAGGCTTCTTGAGCCGGCGGCGTATGCGTGGCTTTACAGAAACGATCGCGAATGGCTCAACGAGGAGGTAAGTCGCTTACCGCGAGCCCCCCGCGTCGGCAGAATGTCGGCCGATTGGGTAGCGCGTGACGCGCATTTGGCATCGCAGATCACAGCAGCGGGCTTGCGTATCTCTGAGCGGTTAGGCGGAAAGTCGGTCAAATTGTGGCACCTCTATCAGGAACTGCCTGACCTCAAGCCAAAGCTCGCGAGGCTCGACCGTCTGCCCGCTACCTCCGCCGCGATCCGTCGGGTCCTTGAGGCCTCCGCAGAGACAGCAGAATGCGGTTGCTTTGTCGCGCTGCATTCGAAGTCTCCGCAGTGA
- a CDS encoding recombinase family protein: MSPFVVFPGELSLRSNPRQQGLAELLGHEQAAYFESFNETIDAGTVTGKLAFHLFSALAEFERNLISERTREGLNVARRRGNKDGHKPALIPSCEAGSEIDDGSLQPAGGYRGAAQGQPINSLQACS; this comes from the coding sequence ATGAGCCCCTTTGTGGTCTTCCCCGGAGAATTGAGTTTGCGGAGCAATCCCCGCCAACAGGGGTTGGCCGAGCTCCTCGGACATGAACAGGCCGCCTACTTCGAGTCTTTCAACGAGACGATCGATGCGGGCACTGTCACCGGCAAACTGGCGTTCCATCTGTTTAGCGCTCTTGCGGAGTTTGAACGCAACCTGATCAGCGAGCGCACCCGTGAAGGTTTGAATGTCGCCCGTCGGCGTGGGAATAAGGACGGGCACAAACCCGCCTTGATTCCAAGCTGTGAAGCAGGTTCTGAGATTGATGACGGATCGCTCCAGCCGGCCGGCGGATATCGCGGCGCAGCCCAAGGTCAGCCAATCAACTCTCTACAAGCTTGTTCGTAA
- a CDS encoding PDDEXK family nuclease, whose protein sequence is MILLYCPWLWELQEQRMLPFLPSPHPMASHRRAIGMALPAMSGTLAVADRLGYLPCHPFLTIRKNKGQPAEDVPAPWIGDFLAYLEDDGGPYCVNINVKATRQGFSEPTVNVSPKTNMKRAEKKAIARQEVERVLYDEAGIPTHEVAGNELNEIVVANLQQIIVYQRRKTPFSSAERLEIIGELQQGMKAGKAAFEVLKAMTGSDQQRFYHAKTVMYQAIWQRQLRIDLFQHFFIDYALIPESRDVLDEYGAWFRRPKS, encoded by the coding sequence ATGATCCTGCTCTATTGCCCCTGGTTATGGGAATTGCAGGAACAACGCATGCTCCCATTCCTGCCTTCTCCACACCCGATGGCAAGCCATCGCCGCGCCATCGGCATGGCTCTTCCTGCCATGAGCGGTACTTTGGCGGTGGCGGACCGGCTCGGGTACTTGCCCTGTCATCCCTTCCTGACGATCCGCAAGAACAAAGGGCAGCCCGCGGAAGACGTCCCTGCTCCTTGGATTGGAGATTTCCTGGCATACCTCGAGGACGACGGGGGACCGTATTGCGTGAACATCAACGTCAAAGCGACGCGCCAAGGCTTTTCCGAGCCGACGGTCAATGTTTCGCCGAAGACAAACATGAAGCGAGCGGAAAAGAAGGCGATAGCTCGCCAGGAAGTCGAGCGTGTTCTCTATGACGAGGCGGGGATTCCAACTCACGAGGTCGCTGGGAACGAACTGAATGAAATCGTAGTCGCCAATCTCCAGCAAATCATTGTCTACCAGAGACGCAAGACGCCGTTCAGCAGTGCAGAGCGCCTTGAAATCATAGGCGAACTGCAGCAAGGCATGAAAGCCGGGAAGGCGGCTTTCGAAGTTCTCAAGGCCATGACAGGTTCAGATCAGCAGCGCTTCTACCATGCCAAGACTGTGATGTATCAGGCCATCTGGCAGCGACAGTTGCGGATCGACCTGTTTCAGCATTTTTTTATTGACTACGCATTGATTCCAGAAAGCCGCGACGTACTGGACGAATACGGCGCATGGTTTAGGAGACCGAAATCATGA